From a single Verrucomicrobiia bacterium genomic region:
- a CDS encoding sulfurtransferase → MQHSPGFLRVVEAVRPVVREVSVEEARARLANDPKAVLLDVREDLEWAAGHAAEARHLGRGVLERDIEAAFPDPGTEIIMYCGGGFRSALACEVAQRMGYTRVFSLAGGFKAMTAAQWPMARG, encoded by the coding sequence ATGCAGCATTCGCCTGGTTTCCTGCGTGTGGTCGAGGCGGTTCGACCCGTCGTTCGCGAGGTCTCCGTCGAGGAGGCGCGGGCCCGGTTGGCGAACGACCCCAAAGCCGTGCTGCTGGATGTCCGGGAGGATTTGGAATGGGCGGCAGGCCATGCGGCGGAGGCGCGTCATCTTGGGCGCGGCGTCCTGGAGCGGGACATTGAAGCCGCGTTCCCGGATCCCGGGACCGAGATCATCATGTACTGTGGCGGCGGATTCCGTTCGGCCCTGGCCTGCGAGGTGGCGCAGCGGATGGGTTACACCCGCGTGTTTTCGCTGGCGGGAGGATTCAAGGCCATGACGGCCGCGCAATGGCCCATGGCGCGCGGGTGA
- a CDS encoding DsrE family protein, with product MNTSPALRGRKLGILLSTRAEEPPFRHGVKLAEAALDAGVDVYLYCIDEAVRGVGDEALQALKERGLKLYACAYGAQRRQLPIDDRAAFAGLTVVNDLMASTDRFVSFN from the coding sequence ATGAACACCTCGCCAGCCCTGCGCGGACGCAAGTTGGGGATTCTGCTGTCCACCCGCGCCGAGGAGCCCCCGTTCCGGCACGGGGTGAAGCTGGCGGAAGCGGCCCTGGATGCGGGAGTGGATGTGTATCTCTACTGCATCGACGAGGCGGTGCGCGGGGTTGGCGACGAGGCGCTTCAGGCGCTCAAGGAGCGGGGCCTCAAACTGTATGCCTGCGCCTACGGGGCGCAGCGGCGCCAATTGCCGATCGACGACCGGGCGGCATTCGCCGGGTTGACGGTGGTCAACGATCTCATGGCGAGCACCGACCGGTTTGTCAGTTTCAACTGA
- a CDS encoding glutaredoxin family protein — translation MPSLPQLRFYTKAHCPLCDAALEAVEEARREVAFDLECLDILTDPELYRRFRHVIPLGELDGREIFRFRTSAAAVIAAVRG, via the coding sequence GTGCCGTCGCTTCCGCAACTCCGGTTCTATACCAAGGCGCACTGTCCGCTGTGCGATGCCGCCCTGGAGGCCGTCGAGGAGGCGCGCCGGGAGGTGGCGTTTGACCTGGAGTGTCTGGACATCCTGACGGATCCGGAACTCTACCGGCGGTTTCGGCATGTGATCCCCCTGGGAGAACTCGACGGGCGGGAGATCTTCCGATTTCGAACCTCGGCGGCGGCGGTGATCGCCGCGGTTCGGGGATGA
- a CDS encoding response regulator, whose protein sequence is MLVEQASAGNTAASLIPDLERIGAAARDLLAHLDNLPVTDWFEALRTARPAVTSLTRPDALALSRHAHPVQPPPEASRRARVLLVDDDPGNLELLSRRLGRQGHRVRTAANARAAIEALHEELPDLILLDLIMPDIGGDRLLAEFKAHPVWHEVPVIMLSALDEMDSVVRCLLMGAEDYLAKPVNPVLLHTRIDTCLERCRLRKQERAYLETIEAERRKSELLLHNILPDAIAARLKHGETTIVDTLAEVTVLFADVVGFTELTRRISSVELVRWLDDLFSGFDLLAEQQRLEKIKTIGDAYMVVGGLPSPRPDHAAAIARLALGLVEHMSQHSHPFPVPVQLRVGIHTGPVVAGIIGRNRFSYDLWGATVNLASRMEASSLPGRIHVTDAFRRAVGAGYTFEPRGNVEVRDHGVMPTWFLQSASRKWGPDSNRD, encoded by the coding sequence ATGCTGGTTGAACAGGCGTCCGCAGGGAACACCGCCGCATCGCTGATCCCCGACCTCGAGCGCATCGGCGCGGCCGCCCGTGACCTGTTGGCACACCTCGACAACCTCCCCGTCACCGACTGGTTCGAAGCCCTGAGAACGGCGCGCCCGGCGGTGACCTCGCTGACCCGACCCGATGCCCTCGCCCTCTCGCGTCATGCCCACCCCGTTCAACCCCCGCCCGAGGCGTCGCGCCGGGCCCGCGTGCTGCTGGTGGACGATGATCCCGGCAACCTCGAACTCCTGTCGCGACGCCTCGGTCGTCAGGGCCATCGCGTCCGAACCGCGGCCAATGCCCGTGCCGCAATCGAGGCGCTGCACGAGGAACTCCCGGACCTCATCCTCCTCGACCTGATCATGCCGGACATCGGCGGTGACCGTTTGCTCGCCGAATTCAAAGCCCATCCCGTCTGGCACGAGGTGCCCGTGATCATGCTGTCCGCGCTGGACGAGATGGACAGCGTCGTGCGCTGCCTGCTGATGGGCGCGGAGGACTACCTGGCCAAGCCCGTGAATCCGGTCCTCCTCCATACCCGCATCGACACCTGCCTCGAACGATGCCGCCTCCGAAAACAGGAACGCGCCTACCTCGAAACCATCGAAGCCGAACGCCGGAAATCGGAATTGCTGCTCCACAACATCCTGCCCGACGCCATCGCGGCCCGGCTCAAGCACGGGGAGACCACGATCGTGGACACCCTCGCGGAGGTGACCGTCCTGTTCGCCGACGTGGTCGGCTTCACCGAACTGACCCGGCGCATCTCGTCGGTCGAACTGGTGCGCTGGCTCGACGACCTCTTCTCAGGGTTCGATCTCCTCGCCGAACAGCAACGCCTCGAGAAAATCAAGACCATCGGCGACGCCTACATGGTCGTGGGCGGTCTGCCATCCCCGCGACCCGACCACGCCGCAGCCATCGCCCGGCTGGCACTCGGACTCGTCGAACACATGAGCCAGCACTCCCATCCCTTCCCGGTCCCCGTCCAGTTGCGGGTGGGAATCCATACCGGGCCCGTCGTGGCGGGCATCATCGGACGAAACCGGTTCAGCTACGACCTTTGGGGCGCCACCGTGAATCTCGCCAGCCGCATGGAAGCCTCGAGCCTTCCGGGTCGGATTCACGTCACCGATGCCTTCCGCCGCGCGGTGGGTGCGGGATACACGTTCGAGCCCCGCGGAAACGTCGAGGTGCGGGACCACGGCGTCATGCCAACCTGGTTCCTCCAGTCCGCGTCGAGGAAATGGGGTCCGGATTCGAATCGCGACTGA
- a CDS encoding response regulator, which produces MPRILLVEDNEMNRDMLSRRLQRRGFEILCAVDGHEGLDLAARERPDLILMDMSLPGVDGWEVTRRLKADPTLRQIPVIALTAHAMSTDEDQARAAGCDDYDTKPVELARLLGKIGALLPPAASP; this is translated from the coding sequence ATGCCGCGGATCCTTCTGGTCGAAGACAACGAAATGAACCGCGACATGCTCTCCCGCCGGCTGCAACGCCGTGGCTTCGAGATCCTCTGCGCCGTGGATGGCCACGAAGGTCTCGATCTCGCGGCGCGGGAACGCCCGGACCTGATCCTGATGGATATGAGTCTGCCCGGCGTGGACGGGTGGGAGGTCACACGACGGTTGAAGGCCGACCCAACGCTTCGCCAGATTCCCGTCATCGCCCTCACCGCCCATGCCATGAGCACCGATGAAGATCAGGCGCGGGCGGCCGGTTGCGACGATTACGACACCAAACCGGTGGAACTCGCACGCCTCCTCGGAAAGATCGGGGCGCTGCTTCCACCCGCCGCGTCCCCGTGA
- a CDS encoding cupin domain-containing protein, which translates to MTTRQFLSGRLTVESLPVLPIPLPADAPVRKRLRLPQGELAQLRDGDEAVHYLAVLELQAGGVRGHHVHQRKRESLYLISGAVTLLAEDPADRQRIALDLHPGDLARIEPGVAHALQTVTPGWAIEFAPHPLDPSDSHPYRLD; encoded by the coding sequence ATGACCACGCGTCAGTTCCTTTCCGGAAGGCTGACCGTCGAATCCCTGCCGGTCCTCCCCATCCCCCTCCCCGCCGACGCCCCAGTCCGCAAACGTCTCCGCCTGCCCCAGGGCGAACTCGCGCAACTCCGCGACGGCGACGAGGCCGTCCATTACCTGGCCGTCCTCGAACTCCAGGCCGGCGGCGTCCGCGGCCATCACGTCCACCAGCGCAAACGCGAATCCCTCTACCTCATCTCGGGCGCCGTGACGCTCCTCGCCGAGGACCCTGCCGACCGGCAACGCATCGCCCTCGATCTGCACCCCGGCGACCTCGCCCGCATCGAACCGGGTGTCGCCCATGCCCTGCAAACCGTCACCCCGGGCTGGGCCATCGAATTCGCACCCCATCCGCTCGACCCATCCGATTCCCACCCCTACCGGCTGGATTGA
- a CDS encoding pyruvate ferredoxin oxidoreductase, translated as MSSPIPFAPPPRPASTEAPSLPDSERKPLTKKEMAADHPTWCPGCGDFSVLALYYKLIEKRRLWHEKVTTVAGIGCSSRFPYFVQAHGAHFIHGRALPFASGISLSRSDLHVFAFSGDGDAFSIGGNHFNHTARKNIKMTLVVMDNWVYGLTKKQTSPTSPIGFKSKTDLWGAIDQPINPIKQALAAGATFIARTTHTNPAHLLRMMEAAMDHDGFSFIQCLSECVEFYPAAFDASNPRKGGQFLEIPEDHDVTDEAAAYRLAAEPFPGRFGIFHRVQRPTKNALEAKIVAEARARVPGLEPWQILQKTFDRMK; from the coding sequence ATGAGTTCCCCCATCCCCTTCGCCCCCCCTCCCCGCCCGGCCTCGACCGAGGCCCCGTCCCTTCCCGACAGCGAGCGGAAGCCGCTGACGAAGAAGGAAATGGCGGCCGATCATCCCACCTGGTGCCCCGGCTGCGGCGACTTCTCCGTCCTCGCCCTCTACTACAAGCTCATCGAAAAGCGCCGCCTCTGGCACGAAAAGGTCACCACCGTCGCCGGTATCGGTTGCTCCAGCCGCTTCCCCTACTTCGTCCAGGCCCACGGCGCCCATTTCATCCACGGACGCGCCCTGCCCTTCGCCAGCGGCATCTCGCTCTCCCGCTCCGACCTGCATGTGTTTGCCTTCAGCGGCGACGGCGACGCCTTCTCGATCGGCGGCAACCACTTCAATCACACCGCCCGGAAGAACATCAAGATGACCCTGGTGGTCATGGACAACTGGGTCTATGGCCTGACCAAGAAGCAGACCTCGCCCACCTCGCCCATCGGCTTCAAGAGCAAGACCGACCTCTGGGGCGCCATCGACCAGCCCATCAACCCGATCAAACAGGCCCTCGCCGCCGGCGCCACCTTCATCGCCCGCACCACCCACACCAACCCCGCCCACCTGCTCCGCATGATGGAGGCCGCCATGGACCACGACGGCTTCTCCTTCATCCAATGCCTCAGCGAATGCGTCGAGTTCTACCCCGCCGCCTTCGATGCCTCCAACCCCCGCAAGGGCGGCCAGTTCCTCGAAATCCCCGAGGACCACGATGTCACCGACGAGGCCGCCGCATATCGCCTCGCCGCAGAACCCTTCCCCGGGCGTTTCGGCATCTTCCACCGCGTTCAACGCCCCACCAAGAACGCCCTCGAGGCGAAGATCGTCGCCGAGGCGCGTGCCAGGGTGCCCGGACTCGAACCCTGGCAGATCCTTCAGAAAACCTTCGACCGGATGAAATAG
- a CDS encoding 2-oxoacid:acceptor oxidoreductase subunit alpha encodes MSDQATTAAGQPGQLALRISDIPEAVIRIAGNSQDGIQAIGGFLARLAGRSEQDVMTFMTIPSTISGGPSIFQVRIGSEDVLSSGDEADVLLAFYQHSYDEHLNSLKPGGIVVFDSDHVEPREEANGSYHHIPVPISSRTVEAIGGVGRDKGKNVFALGLLAKMFHLNVPKLELLIQERFTGKDPSIAQNALAAFHAGFSFQLDNVVELFRFRDGQQRARKQVVTNGNEALAYGLIAAGVRFGAGYPITPWSDIMETLRRELPKYGGSFMQCEDEIASVSMALGASYAGRVAVTGSSGPGIALKTEAIGWGVMAEMPLVVVNVQRGGPSTGMPTNVEQSDLHIACFGGHGDSPRVVLAPANVEDCFYTAIEAVNIATKYSVPVFILTDQAIATRIEAFDEPDCQAICQELAPDLTPVLDHKPYDLSAPDGVTRHLAPGTRVASGKYPVVTGLEHDEMGHPTGSPKLHTAMTAKRRRKLQALAAELPKPEVFGAIDGEVLLVGWGSSQGPIRESVMRARREGHAYSALHLKYLNPLPNGLDEILARFRHVFVVEMNDAGLYGYGQLAGIFRARFCDPRIAGITKTDGLTWKVREILDRVRDLITLSARNNGHEAPLR; translated from the coding sequence ATGAGTGACCAAGCTACGACCGCAGCAGGGCAACCAGGGCAGCTCGCGTTGCGGATTTCGGACATCCCCGAGGCGGTCATCCGCATCGCGGGCAATTCCCAGGACGGCATCCAGGCCATCGGCGGGTTCCTCGCCCGACTCGCCGGCCGGAGCGAGCAGGACGTCATGACCTTCATGACGATCCCCTCCACCATCTCGGGGGGGCCGTCGATCTTCCAGGTCCGGATCGGCTCGGAGGACGTCCTCAGTTCGGGCGACGAGGCAGACGTGCTGCTCGCCTTCTATCAACACTCCTACGACGAGCACCTGAACTCCCTCAAACCCGGCGGAATCGTCGTATTCGACTCGGATCACGTCGAGCCCAGGGAGGAGGCCAACGGCTCGTACCATCACATCCCGGTGCCCATCTCGAGCCGGACGGTCGAGGCCATCGGCGGCGTGGGCCGGGACAAGGGCAAGAACGTCTTCGCGCTGGGCCTGCTGGCGAAGATGTTTCACCTCAATGTCCCCAAGCTCGAACTCCTCATCCAGGAGCGCTTCACCGGCAAGGACCCCAGCATCGCCCAGAACGCCCTCGCCGCCTTCCATGCCGGGTTCAGCTTCCAGCTCGACAACGTGGTCGAGCTGTTCCGCTTTCGGGACGGGCAGCAGCGGGCCCGGAAACAGGTGGTCACCAATGGCAACGAAGCCCTCGCCTACGGCCTCATCGCCGCCGGTGTCCGCTTCGGAGCCGGATACCCCATCACCCCGTGGTCCGACATCATGGAAACCCTCCGCCGTGAACTCCCGAAGTACGGCGGTTCCTTCATGCAGTGCGAAGACGAGATCGCCTCCGTCTCGATGGCGCTCGGAGCCAGCTACGCCGGCCGCGTGGCGGTGACCGGTTCGAGCGGCCCCGGCATCGCCCTCAAGACCGAGGCCATCGGCTGGGGCGTCATGGCCGAAATGCCCCTCGTCGTCGTCAACGTCCAGCGCGGCGGCCCCTCCACCGGCATGCCCACCAATGTCGAACAGAGCGACCTCCACATCGCCTGCTTCGGCGGCCACGGCGACAGCCCCCGCGTCGTCCTCGCCCCGGCCAATGTCGAGGACTGCTTCTACACCGCCATCGAGGCCGTCAATATCGCCACCAAGTACAGCGTGCCCGTCTTCATCCTCACCGATCAGGCCATCGCCACCCGCATCGAGGCCTTCGATGAACCCGATTGCCAGGCCATCTGTCAGGAACTCGCCCCCGACCTGACCCCCGTCCTCGACCACAAACCCTACGACCTCAGCGCTCCCGACGGCGTCACCCGCCACCTCGCCCCCGGAACCCGGGTGGCCAGCGGCAAGTACCCGGTGGTGACCGGCCTCGAACACGACGAAATGGGCCACCCGACCGGTTCGCCCAAGCTGCACACAGCCATGACCGCCAAGCGGCGTCGCAAACTCCAGGCCCTCGCCGCCGAACTCCCGAAACCCGAGGTGTTCGGCGCCATCGACGGAGAGGTGCTCCTGGTGGGATGGGGTTCCAGCCAGGGCCCAATCCGCGAATCGGTCATGCGCGCCCGCCGCGAGGGACATGCCTACTCCGCCCTTCACCTCAAGTACCTCAATCCCCTGCCCAACGGCCTCGACGAAATCCTCGCCCGGTTCCGCCATGTCTTCGTCGTCGAGATGAACGACGCCGGCCTCTACGGCTACGGTCAGCTCGCCGGCATCTTCCGCGCCCGGTTCTGCGATCCCCGCATCGCCGGCATCACCAAAACCGACGGCCTCACCTGGAAGGTCCGCGAAATCCTCGACCGCGTCCGCGACCTGATAACCCTGTCGGCCCGCAACAACGGTCACGAAGCCCCTTTGCGATGA
- a CDS encoding carboxymuconolactone decarboxylase family protein: MARISPKPEAEYPWYLRWFFRRQARKYGKTLSPSWLWGRLPGHFAGMLAMLGLFQRRRFPVDAALRSLVSARVAQMNGCAFCVDLNAYNLLKAAGSAEKAEAVDGWRESALYSDRERAALDYAESMTDTARRVTDEQLAALRAHFDEDGIVALTAWIAFQNLSAKFNAALGAEENGLCRLGAGKGGPAQGST, from the coding sequence ATGGCACGCATCTCTCCCAAGCCGGAAGCCGAATACCCGTGGTACCTGCGCTGGTTTTTCCGGCGGCAGGCACGGAAGTACGGGAAGACGTTGTCGCCGTCGTGGTTGTGGGGGCGGTTGCCGGGGCATTTTGCCGGGATGCTGGCGATGCTGGGGTTGTTCCAGCGGCGACGTTTTCCGGTGGATGCGGCGCTGCGCAGCCTGGTCTCGGCGCGGGTGGCGCAGATGAACGGGTGTGCCTTCTGTGTGGACCTCAATGCCTACAATCTTCTGAAAGCGGCCGGGTCGGCGGAGAAGGCGGAGGCGGTCGATGGATGGCGGGAGAGCGCGCTCTATTCCGATCGGGAACGGGCTGCGCTGGACTACGCGGAGTCGATGACGGACACCGCGCGACGGGTTACCGACGAACAATTGGCGGCGCTGCGCGCACACTTCGATGAGGACGGCATTGTGGCGCTTACGGCATGGATCGCCTTCCAGAATCTGAGCGCGAAATTCAACGCGGCGCTCGGGGCGGAAGAGAACGGGTTGTGCCGGCTGGGCGCAGGAAAGGGCGGGCCCGCTCAGGGTTCCACATAG
- a CDS encoding murein L,D-transpeptidase, with amino-acid sequence MAPRRSPGRSRAKAPADLLLWAVAIAIAGGLAWVWWHSVHPAPEATPPPARPLQTADRPADRPRTSSPPAQTLPQPSPPSQTSPPPQTLGPSPIPPTPTAPPPATVVTTVPPPIVPPPIRPPEADSPLPPQQLEILRAQLALERHGISAGSHDGVIGSQTRAAIRAFQEATGLPVTGHLDAATLSRLDPPSSWAWDYTVTAADLDRLTPVPRTWLGKSSRESLDYETLLERVAEMSHSHPRLVRQLNPGIDWNRVTPETVLRLPQPAPPAGRSKAAYVVIRLEAKILRAYDGQGNLLAHFPCSIARRVEKRPVGLLHVAVLAPNPNYRFDPDLFRDSEEARQIGRPLMIPPGPNNPVGTAWIGLDRPGYGIHGTPNPEDVGRTESLGCFRLANWNAQRLLAMAWVGLPVYVEP; translated from the coding sequence ATGGCGCCGCGCCGGTCCCCGGGCCGAAGCCGGGCGAAAGCCCCGGCTGACCTCCTCCTTTGGGCCGTCGCGATCGCCATCGCCGGCGGACTGGCCTGGGTCTGGTGGCATTCCGTCCATCCCGCCCCCGAGGCCACTCCCCCACCCGCCCGCCCACTCCAGACCGCCGACCGTCCCGCGGATCGTCCCCGGACGTCTTCCCCCCCGGCCCAGACCCTGCCCCAACCCTCCCCACCGTCCCAGACCTCCCCGCCGCCGCAAACCTTGGGACCGTCTCCCATCCCTCCCACCCCCACCGCCCCGCCCCCGGCCACCGTGGTGACGACCGTCCCGCCGCCGATCGTCCCACCGCCCATCCGTCCGCCCGAAGCCGACTCGCCCCTTCCCCCTCAACAGCTTGAGATCCTCCGTGCCCAACTGGCCCTGGAACGGCACGGGATCTCCGCCGGTTCCCACGACGGGGTCATCGGCTCGCAGACGCGGGCGGCAATTCGCGCCTTCCAGGAGGCGACGGGTCTGCCCGTCACCGGCCATCTCGATGCCGCGACTCTTTCCCGCCTCGATCCCCCGTCCTCATGGGCCTGGGACTACACGGTCACGGCGGCGGACCTGGACCGGCTGACGCCCGTGCCGCGCACCTGGCTCGGCAAGTCTTCCCGGGAAAGCCTCGACTACGAGACCCTCCTCGAACGGGTCGCCGAGATGAGCCATTCGCACCCCCGGCTGGTCCGTCAACTCAACCCTGGAATCGACTGGAACCGGGTCACCCCGGAAACGGTCCTTCGCCTGCCCCAACCCGCCCCTCCCGCCGGCCGATCCAAAGCCGCCTATGTGGTGATCCGGTTGGAGGCCAAAATCCTCCGTGCCTACGACGGACAGGGCAATCTCCTCGCCCATTTCCCGTGCAGCATCGCCCGGCGCGTCGAAAAACGGCCGGTCGGACTCCTTCATGTGGCGGTGCTGGCGCCCAATCCCAATTACCGGTTCGATCCCGACCTGTTCCGGGATTCCGAAGAGGCCCGGCAGATCGGCCGGCCCCTCATGATCCCCCCGGGTCCCAACAACCCGGTCGGCACCGCCTGGATCGGCCTCGATCGGCCCGGCTACGGCATCCACGGCACCCCCAACCCGGAGGATGTCGGGCGTACCGAGTCCCTCGGCTGTTTCCGTCTGGCCAACTGGAATGCCCAGCGCCTGCTCGCCATGGCCTGGGTCGGCCTGCCGGTCTATGTGGAACCCTGA
- a CDS encoding efflux RND transporter periplasmic adaptor subunit, producing MRSALIAVLVVGVIGAGIFLWNRSRTEGSLAGGAASGVGPSMATVERGDVRFVVSVAGEIGPAEQVSVRPEVNGRISELPVDVGDRVPRGGLLFALDDRDLAIEAETRRNQIESTKLQLGKARIAMEQANRDYERNKLLFEANLLSRQEYENSFQRYESSMKDHELAMNSIERAEKELDLAQERLLKTRIEAPFDCTVLTRPVSVGQAVSGSGGFNSGTEVLTIADLSSMVINAHVNQADVTHLRGGLEVNVSVDAIPGLRIAGMVERIAPQATIRNQIKGYATRIVLKDVDARVQPGMTATVSIPVAMAEGVLTVPLAAVFSEAGERYVYVRSGTSVERRTVTVGVSDFFVAEIQEGLAPGDVVLLEPPGGVSAQVPGGLPAMSQAGGGRPGGAAAGGAQPGKAAPRPAGARSGT from the coding sequence ATGAGATCGGCCTTGATTGCAGTGTTGGTGGTTGGGGTGATCGGCGCGGGGATTTTCCTCTGGAATCGTTCGAGGACGGAAGGATCACTGGCAGGGGGTGCCGCGTCCGGCGTGGGCCCGAGCATGGCCACGGTGGAGAGGGGCGATGTCCGGTTCGTGGTGAGTGTGGCGGGGGAGATCGGGCCGGCGGAGCAGGTGTCGGTGCGGCCGGAAGTGAACGGGAGGATCAGCGAGTTGCCGGTGGATGTGGGTGACCGGGTGCCCCGAGGAGGCCTGCTTTTCGCGCTCGACGATCGGGATCTGGCCATCGAGGCGGAGACACGGAGGAATCAGATCGAGAGTACGAAGCTGCAGCTCGGCAAGGCCCGCATCGCGATGGAGCAGGCAAACCGGGATTACGAGCGGAACAAGCTGTTGTTCGAGGCGAACCTGCTGTCGCGCCAGGAGTATGAGAACAGCTTCCAGCGGTATGAATCCTCGATGAAGGATCACGAGCTGGCCATGAACTCGATCGAGCGCGCGGAGAAGGAGCTGGATCTCGCGCAGGAACGGCTCCTCAAGACCCGGATCGAGGCGCCCTTCGACTGCACCGTGCTGACCCGTCCGGTCTCGGTCGGCCAGGCGGTGTCCGGTTCCGGCGGGTTCAACAGCGGGACCGAGGTGCTGACGATCGCGGATCTGAGTTCCATGGTGATCAACGCGCATGTGAACCAGGCCGATGTGACGCATCTTCGCGGCGGTTTGGAGGTCAACGTGTCCGTCGATGCGATCCCCGGGCTGCGGATCGCCGGGATGGTCGAGCGGATCGCGCCCCAGGCGACCATCCGGAACCAGATCAAGGGGTATGCGACCCGGATCGTGCTCAAGGACGTGGACGCCCGGGTGCAGCCCGGGATGACGGCGACCGTGTCGATTCCGGTGGCCATGGCGGAAGGGGTGCTCACGGTGCCTCTGGCCGCTGTCTTCAGCGAGGCGGGCGAGCGTTATGTTTACGTTCGCTCCGGGACCTCGGTGGAGCGCCGGACGGTGACCGTGGGGGTGTCGGATTTCTTCGTGGCCGAGATCCAGGAGGGATTGGCGCCCGGGGACGTGGTGCTGCTGGAACCTCCGGGTGGGGTGTCGGCCCAGGTGCCGGGAGGTTTGCCGGCGATGTCGCAGGCGGGGGGCGGCAGGCCGGGGGGCGCGGCGGCGGGCGGAGCCCAGCCCGGCAAGGCGGCTCCCCGTCCGGCCGGGGCCCGGTCCGGCACCTGA
- a CDS encoding ABC transporter ATP-binding protein, which yields MLELRDITKVYQLGGEEIRALDGVSLDIDEGEFISIIGPSGSGKSTLMHILGCLDTPSGGTIRLDGVEIQGASARELAQIRNRKIGFVFQFFNLLPKLNVLQNVELPMIYAGHNSRERHDRAMNALRTVQLDNRSRHRPSQLSGGQQQRVAIARALVNDPRLIFADEPTGNLDSHTGEMILETFRQLHREGRTIIIVTHDPEIAALTPRRIEIRDGRIAVKVDPTLAGLKHLPDTVAE from the coding sequence CTGCTCGAACTTCGCGACATCACCAAGGTGTATCAGCTCGGCGGCGAGGAGATCCGTGCGCTGGACGGGGTCTCGCTGGACATCGACGAGGGGGAGTTCATCTCCATCATCGGGCCGTCCGGCAGCGGCAAGTCCACGCTGATGCACATCCTCGGGTGTCTGGACACGCCCTCGGGGGGCACGATCCGCCTGGACGGGGTGGAGATTCAGGGGGCGTCCGCCCGGGAACTGGCGCAGATCCGCAACCGGAAGATCGGGTTCGTGTTCCAGTTCTTCAATCTGCTTCCCAAACTGAACGTCCTGCAGAATGTCGAGCTGCCGATGATCTACGCGGGCCACAACTCCCGGGAACGGCATGACCGGGCGATGAACGCGCTCAGGACCGTCCAGCTCGACAACCGGTCCCGGCATCGTCCCTCCCAGCTTTCCGGCGGACAGCAGCAGCGCGTCGCGATCGCCCGGGCCCTGGTGAACGATCCCCGGCTGATCTTCGCCGACGAACCGACGGGCAACCTGGATTCCCACACGGGCGAGATGATCCTGGAAACCTTCCGGCAACTTCATCGGGAGGGCAGGACCATCATCATTGTCACCCACGATCCGGAGATTGCGGCGCTGACCCCGCGGCGGATCGAAATTCGGGATGGTCGGATCGCAGTGAAGGTGGATCCGACGCTCGCCGGGTTGAAACACCTGCCGGACACGGTGGCGGAGTGA